Proteins from one Diprion similis isolate iyDipSimi1 chromosome 3, iyDipSimi1.1, whole genome shotgun sequence genomic window:
- the LOC124405020 gene encoding vigilin gives MQQQSVMEEGTAYEPPTYSYDETFPVLPESASPISSSPNPLSTKNNSMRVGCSVVTQVFHVPVEERKFDHSDKFGEGESVRTCLAIMKESGAHIEISSSKDQSLTFLVTGKQNEVLEARRRILTTFQTQANKQLNIPKEHHRWILGKQGQRLKDLEKTTATKIQIPSVQDQSDTITITGTKEGIEKAEHEIKVISDEQSKKAFEIVSVPTIYHPFIHGPRNETLNAMIAETGARINIPPPSVQKDEITIAGEKEGVLAAKEKIEAIHRDMAQRCTTVSVEVPKSQHKHVIGPRGSTIAEILQLTGVSVEMPSADSATGTITLRGPQEKLGLALGKVYEKANSVRSTTVEAPAWIHKYIIGRKGANIKKITQDLSNVHVEFTNTEDKIKIEGPPEDVEKVQTELQNMVTDLIDKLTFAELNVDPKFYKHIIGKNGTNVNRLNEETGVVINISENDGKNLIRIEGNYAGVEKAKKELMEMVEKLENEKEKDVIIDHRYYRSIIGSKGDNIKEIRDKFNQVQITIPGLGEKRDVVKIRGPKEDVDKCHKYLMKLVKELNENSFVMEVPIFKQFHKFVIGKGGANIRKIREETQTKIDLPAEGEKSDVITITGKKENVEEAKEKIQKIQNELANIVTDEIVIPPKFYNSLIGTGGKLIHSIMEDCGGVAIKFPTAESQSDKVSIRGPKDDVEKAKQQLLELSNEKLLSSFTAEVRAKAQHHKFLIGKSGANIKKIRESTGARIIFPTDKDEDKEVIMIIGKQDAVDKAKAELESTIKEIDNITESEVSIEPKHHRHFVARRGEVLHRIAEECGGVQISFPRAGVDSDRVVIKGALECIKAAKQRMLEIVQELESMVTIECIIPQRHHRTVMGARGCKVQGITADFDVQIKFPDRVVQEEHRPDEQVNGEDAEAVETVPACDIIRITGQPDKAEAARQALLSLVPITIEVEVPFDLHRSIIGQRGREVKELMEKYDVHIMLSPAEQKLDFIKISGTPPCVEEAKEAILEKCKNLEAQRQDRALKSFELKLEVDPEYHPKIIGRSGAVIKKIRSDNDVQINFPRIGDPEQHIITITGYEKNAQDARDDIMKIVNELNEQSKEEVHIKAAVHSRLIGAKGRNIRRIMDEFKVDIRFPRNTDPDPNIVTIMGSEDNINDAKEHLLNLEEEYLQDVSENEIRNSFRSPTQRDEGGLSGTESETGFVVKGGPWEQQQRAAPNTASVTEFPSFGGSAAPMPASAPSGPWGAKR, from the exons ATGCAGCAGCAATCAGTAATGGAAGAGGGTACGGCCTATGAGCCACCCACATACAGCTACGATGAGACCTTCCCGGTTCTCCCCGAATCAGCCAGCCCAATCTCCAGCAGCCCCAATCCCCTTTCAACGAAAAACAACAGTATGCGTGTTGGTTGTTCGGTCGTGACACAG gtTTTCCATGTTCCTGTCGAAGAGCGCAAGTTTGACCATAGCGACAAATTTGGAGAAGGTGAATCGGTGAGAACCTGCCTTGCAATAATGAAGGAAAGTGGTGCTCACATTGAGATATCATCCTCCAAAGATCAGTCATTGACATTTCTAGTCACTGGCAAACAAAACGAAGTCTTGGAAGCTCGACGTCGTATTCTGACAACGTTCCAAACCCAG GCGAATAAACAACTCAACATTCCTAAAGAACATCATCGCTGGATCCTGGGCAAGCAAGGACAGAGATTGAAGGATTTAGAGAAGACGACAgctacaaaaattcaaatacctTCAGTGCAGGATCAGTCCGATACGATAACAATCACTGGCACTAAGGAAGGTATTGAAAAGGCTGAGCATGAAATCAAAGTGATTTCCGACGAacag TCAAAAAAGGCTTTCGAGATTGTTAGTGTGCCAACGATTTACCATCCTTTTATACATGGTCCCCGTAATGAAACTCTAAATGCAATGATCGCTGAAACCGGGGCGCGTATAAACATTCCTCCGCCGTCGGTacaaaaagatgaaataaCTATAGCAGGTGAAAAGGAAGGTGTTCTAGCAGCGAAAGAAAAGATCGAAGCTATCCACAGAGACATG GCGCAAAGATGCACAACGGTGTCCGTTGAAGTGCCAAAATCTCAACACAAGCACGTCATCGGACCCCGTGGAAGTACCATTGCCGAAATACTGCAGCTTACTGGCGTCAGTGTGGAGATGCCTTCTGCAGATTCAGCAACAGGAACTATAACCCTTCGTGGCCCACAAGAGAAGCTTGGACTCG cacTGGGTAAAGTTTATGAAAAGGCAAACAGTGTCCGTAGCACAACAGTCGAGGCTCCTGCTTGGATCCATAAATACATTATCGGCCGTAAAGGAGCAAACATCAAAAAAATAACCCAAGACTTAAGCAACGTTCATGTGGAATTTACCAACACAGAAGATAAGATCAAGATCGAAGGACCCCCTGAAGATGTAGAAAAAGTTCAAACTGAACTACAGAACATGGTCACTGATCTCATCGACAAGCTTACATTCGCCGAGCTTAACGTTGATCCCAAATTCTACAAGCATATTATTGGGAAGAACGGAACGAACG TTAATCGTTTGAATGAGGAGACTGGAGTTGTGATCAACATATCTGAGAACGACGGGAAAAACCTTATTCGCATTGAGGGAAACTATGCTGGCGTAGAAAAAGCCAAAAAG GAGCTCATGGAGATGGttgagaaattggaaaatgaaaaggaaaaggacgTTATAATCGACCATCGTTATTACCGCAGCATTATTGGAAGCAAAGGCGATAACATCAAAGAAATCAGAGACAAGTTCAATCAAGTCCAAATAACTATCCCTGGACTAg GCGAAAAACGTGATGTGGTAAAAATTCGAGGCCCCAAAGAGGACGTGGATAAGTGCCACAAATATTTGATGAAGTTGGTCAAAGAGCTTAACGAGAATAGCTTTGTAATGGAGGTtcctatttttaaacaatttcacaAGTTCGTCATAGGTAAAGGGGGCGCCAATATTCGCAAG atTCGAGAAGAAACTCAAACGAAGATCGACTTGCCAGCTGAGGGTGAGAAAAGCGACGTTATCACTATAAcgggaaagaaggaaaatgtTGAAGAGGCTaaagagaaaattcaaaagatcCAAAATGAATTG GCAAACATAGTCACGGACGAGATTGTAATACCTCCAAAGTTTTACAATTCACTAATTGGAACTGgaggaaaattaattcattccATTATGGAAGACTGCGGAGGAGTTGCTATCAAGTTTCCAACTGCCGAGAGTCAAAGCGATAAG GTCAGCATCAGGGGGCCAAAAGATGACGTCGAAAAGGCAAAACAACAGCTTTTAGAATTATCCAATGAGAAACTTCTGTCTAGCTTCACTGCTGAAGTTCGAGCCAAGGCCCAACATCACAAATTCCTTATCGGAAAAAGCGGTGCGAACATTAAGAAG ATCCGGGAATCCACGGGAGCACGAATTATTTTCCCAACTGACAAAGACGAGGACAAAGAGGTTATCATGATCATTGGCAAGCAAGATGCTGTAGACAAGGCCAAAGCCGAGCTTGAATCTACCATTAAAGAAATA GACAATATCACAGAGAGTGAAGTCAGCATTGAGCCCAAGCATCACAGACACTTTGTGGCTCGTAGAGGAGAAGTACTTCACCGAATCGCAGAAGAATGTGGTGGAGTTCAAATCTCTTTCCCACGCGCTGGTGTCGACAGCGACCGCGTTGTCATCAAGGGAGCGCTTGAATGTATCAAAGCTGCGAAACAACGTATGTTGGAAATTGTCCAAGAGCTG GAATCTATGGTAACAATCGAATGTATAATTCCGCAACGACATCACCGCACAGTTATGGGTGCTAGAGGCTGCAAGGTTCAGGGTAtcactgcagattttgatgTGCAAATCAAATTTCCAGATCGTGTTGTGCAGG AAGAACATCGTCCCGATGAACAAGTCAATGGCGAGGATGCAGAGGCAGTAGAAACCGTTCCTGCTTGCGATATAATCCGAATCACTGGACAGCCAGACAAGGCAGAGGCAGCTCGACAAGCTCTTTTAAGTCTTGTTCCAATCACTATTGAG gTTGAAGTGCCGTTCGACCTTCATCGCTCGATCATAGGACAACGAGGTCGCGAAGTCAAAGAGCTAATGGAAAAATACGATGTACATATCATGCTGTCACCGGCTGaacaaaaattagattttatcAAG ATTTCTGGAACACCACCGTGTGTCGAAGAAGCAAAAGAAGCTATTCTGGAGAAATGCAAAAATCTAGAGGCTCAGCGACAAGATAGAGCCttaaaatcttttgaattAAAG CTTGAAGTAGATCCAGAATATCATCCTAAAATAATCGGTCGCTCAGGCGctgtaataaagaaaattagatCTGACAATGATgttcaaataaatttcccaCGCATTGGGGATCCTGAACAACATATTATCACCATCACtggttatgaaaaaaatgctcAAGACGCTCGTGACGATATAATGAAGATAGTCAACGAGCTG AACGAGCAGTCCAAAGAAGAAGTCCATATCAAGGCAGCTGTACACTCGCGATTAATCGGAGCCAAAGGAAGGAATATTCGTAGAATAATGGACGAGTTTAAAGTAGACATCAGATTTCCACGAAATACCGATCCGGATCCTAACATTGTGACAATAATGGGGAGCGAGGATAACATCAACGACGCTAAAGAGCACCTGCTGAATTTGGAGGAGGAATAC CTCCAGGATGTCAGCGAGAACGAAATACGAAACAGTTTCCGTTCTCCGACTCAACGAGATGAGGGAGGGTTGAGCGGCACTGAAAGCGAGACTGGATTCGTAGTTAAAGGAGGGCCATGGGAGCAGCAGCAACGAGCTGCTCCGAACACAGCCAGCGTTACGGAATTTCCATCTTTCGGCGGTTCCGCTGCTCCCATGCCTGCGTCTGCCCCATCTGGTCCTTGGGGAGCTAAGCGCTAG
- the LOC124416809 gene encoding dual specificity protein phosphatase 19 has product MSLSSLLTAKKKELKHCNTVVTNMLGEKYEILGSEMRLIDKGLPFVVDTKPDLQMAMVEPGLYFGSQDPAVNIDILQTHGIRHIISIGIKLEIVFEDIQYNFIDLMDIPEAKISEALKACLGIMRESQGQGIFIHCNAGVSRSASVVIGYLMIKKNLSYDQAYQEVKSIRECIKPNDGFVKQLKALEFSDFSSFF; this is encoded by the coding sequence ATGAGTCTGAGCTCCCTTTTAACAGCTAAGAAAAAGGAGCTAAAACACTGTAACACCGTAGTAACTAATATGCTGGGtgaaaagtatgaaattttagGGAGCGAGATGAGATTAATAGACAAAGGACTACCATTCGTCGTTGATACAAAACCAGATTTGCAAATGGCTATGGTGGAGCCTGGTTTATACTTTGGCTCTCAAGATCCAGCAGttaatattgatatattaCAAACCCATGGGATACGGCATATTATAAGTATTGGTATAAAGTTGGAAATTGTATTTGAAGATATTCAGTACAACTTTATAGATTTGATGGATATTCCAGAAGCTAAAATTTCAGAGGCATTAAAAGCCTGTCTGGGAATAATGCGTGAAAGTCAGGGTCAGGGCATTTTTATACACTGTAACGCGGGCGTATCTCGATCAGCATCCGTTGTGATAGGGTAtttaatgattaaaaaaaatctatcctATGATCAAGCTTATCAAGAGGTGAAATCTATCAGGGAATGCATAAAGCCAAATGACGGATTTGTCAAGCAATTGAAAGCTTTGGAATTCTctgatttttcatcatttttttag
- the LOC124416807 gene encoding tRNA pseudouridine synthase A produces MKRYLLYMNYIGTRFRGMQRQKSLRTIQGTIEEALANSIEPRSLSEPLFQASSRTDSGVHALSTTAHIDLIHPENESYNPLYIQQTLNKTFAKNDDEIRITSCYQVSTDFHARHSARNRSYLYRLMVPKKQCYQALPISEMYRSFALLGKNVSFDVERVKSGIQLFVGPKDFQTFAGKIMNKYQNNPIVYVRKLDYFTVEKGQPLIIDDPLSAQFDYWDFRCGAKSFLYNQIRRMVGTLISLGQGIITEKDIRCMLQVPSRRNWDSRVKVLPPYALYLCQVGYDPLDLKKNIICEDQLSIAVN; encoded by the exons ATGAAAAGATACTTATTATACATGAATTACATCGGCACGCGCTTCAG AGGAATGCAAAGACAAAAGTCTTTACGCACAATTCAAGGCACTATTGAAGAAGCATTGGCCAATTCCATTGAACCCCGAAGTCTATCTGAACCGCTTTTTCAGGCTTCCAGCAG AACAGATAGCGGCGTTCATGCTCTATCTACAACAGCCCACATCGACTTGATTCATCCAGAAAACGAGTCCTACAATCCGCTGTATATTCAGCAAACACTGAACAAGACTTTTGCTAAAAATGATGATGAGATCAG AATCACTTCCTGTTACCAAGTCAGCACAGACTTTCATGCCAGACACTCGGCCAGGAATCGATCATATTTGTATCGTCTCATGGTCCCTAAGAAACAATGCTATCAGGCTTTGCCTATCAGTGAGATGTATCGAAGCTTTGCACTTCTTGG CAAGAATGTTTCCTTCGATGTGGAACGAGTAAAAAGCGGAATTCAGCTTTTCGTCGGACCAAAAGATTTCCAAACATttgctggaaaaataatgaacaagTATCAAAATAATCCGATCGTTTATGTCCGGAAACTTGATTACTTCACTGTGGAGAAGGGTCAGCCTTTAATAATTGATGATCCCCTTTCTGCACAGTTCGATTACTGGGATTTCAGGTGTGGGGCTAAATCATTTCTTTATAATCAG ATCCGTCGAATGGTGGGAACCCTAATCTCATTAGGACAAGGAATAATTACAGAAAAAGATATTCGGTGTATGCTACAAGTTCCCTCACGTCGCAACTGGGACTCACGTGTGAAAGTGTTGCCACCGTATGCTCTCTATTTATGCCAGGTGGGTTACGACCCCTTGGACttaaaaaagaatattatttgTGAGGATCAATTATCCATAGCTGTCAATTAA